One part of the Salinimonas iocasae genome encodes these proteins:
- the acpS gene encoding holo-ACP synthase, translating to MAIIGLGTDIVEIARIEETVSRQPRFVQRILTHAEQAQYEHHAEPVRYLAKRFAAKEAAAKALQTGIGRGVSWQHMHVDNDENGAPYLTFSQGALSVFEEKKARSCYLSISDEKHYAVATVIIEG from the coding sequence ATGGCTATTATTGGCTTAGGCACCGACATTGTTGAAATCGCCCGCATTGAAGAAACCGTAAGTCGGCAACCCAGGTTTGTGCAGCGTATTCTTACCCACGCAGAGCAAGCACAGTATGAGCACCATGCTGAACCTGTGCGTTATCTGGCCAAGCGATTTGCCGCCAAAGAAGCTGCGGCTAAAGCCTTACAAACCGGGATCGGACGAGGTGTATCGTGGCAACATATGCACGTTGACAACGACGAGAACGGCGCGCCGTACCTGACGTTTTCCCAGGGAGCGCTGAGCGTTTTTGAGGAAAAAAAGGCGCGCAGTTGTTACCTGTCCATCTCCGATGAAAAACACTATGCGGTGGCGACCGTAATTATTGAAGGCTAA
- the pdxJ gene encoding pyridoxine 5'-phosphate synthase, protein MSDILLGVNIDHIATLRNARGTSYPDPVHAADIAERAGADGITVHLREDRRHIKDRDVALLAQTINTRLNLEMALTDEMLAIAEKTQPAFCCLVPEKRQELTTEGGLDVAGNLAQTKAACSRLKEAGIAVSLFIDADRAQIDAALECGAPYIEIHTGQYAEATNEAQVHNELTRLKAGIEYAHQAGIRVNAGHGLHYHNVKAIAAIPEVIELNIGHAIIARAAFDGLHKAVADMRALMQEARATTMALR, encoded by the coding sequence ATGAGTGACATTTTACTGGGCGTGAACATTGATCATATTGCTACGCTGAGAAATGCGCGAGGCACCAGCTATCCTGACCCTGTACATGCGGCGGATATCGCAGAACGCGCGGGCGCAGACGGTATCACAGTTCACTTACGCGAAGATCGCCGTCACATTAAAGACAGAGACGTGGCGTTACTGGCGCAAACTATCAACACCCGCCTTAATCTTGAGATGGCGCTAACCGATGAAATGCTGGCGATTGCTGAGAAAACCCAGCCTGCTTTTTGTTGTCTGGTACCAGAAAAGCGTCAGGAGCTGACCACAGAAGGCGGACTTGATGTCGCCGGTAATCTGGCGCAGACAAAGGCTGCCTGTAGCCGCCTGAAAGAGGCTGGTATCGCTGTTTCGTTATTTATTGATGCTGATAGGGCACAGATAGATGCAGCACTGGAGTGCGGGGCACCCTATATAGAAATTCATACCGGCCAGTATGCTGAAGCGACGAATGAGGCGCAGGTGCATAATGAGCTGACGCGGCTTAAAGCCGGCATAGAGTATGCGCATCAGGCGGGCATCAGAGTGAACGCCGGCCATGGCCTGCACTACCATAATGTTAAAGCGATAGCGGCCATTCCTGAAGTGATTGAACTGAATATTGGCCATGCAATTATTGCCCGTGCAGCATTTGATGGTTTGCACAAAGCAGTTGCAGACATGCGAGCGCTTATGCAGGAGGCCAGAGCGACCACCATGGCACTGCGTTAA
- the rlmD gene encoding 23S rRNA (uracil(1939)-C(5))-methyltransferase RlmD, with the protein MVSFYKPAKKARKGSTVKTVTVESLDMHGVGVSRSQKPIMFVEGALPGEQVKVKVTSSQKQVSKAVTERVVKPGPLRVDPFCPYYAKCGGCQLQHISADDALSERQDAMSDYWAHHLNITDLPWQPAIIGTRPTYRRKARFAIDARNPNAVKIGFRQNNSKAIVDIQTCPVLERKLQEVMPALREVLTSFPAIQHIGHIQALSGDNVTEFTLKATRDLPLTFRQALTQFAISEKVNVVIENMSGDFETLHREATLICKTGGEFYLTPTPDDFVQVNAQVNEKMVAQAISWLAPDRDDTVADWFAGLGNLSFPLASHAGHVYAVEGVAAMVQKGQAAAQQQGIENVSWQHLDLNDAASVQNALGHEVTKILLDPSREGAAEVCRQVSQAKTKQVLYVSCNPNSFTRDARILLDAGYNIEKIGLIEMFPYTRHLEVMALFSHATY; encoded by the coding sequence ATGGTCAGTTTTTATAAACCTGCCAAAAAGGCACGTAAAGGCAGCACAGTTAAAACAGTGACAGTGGAAAGCCTGGATATGCATGGTGTCGGGGTCAGTCGTTCCCAAAAACCTATTATGTTCGTTGAAGGCGCGCTGCCTGGCGAGCAGGTGAAGGTTAAAGTGACCAGCAGTCAGAAGCAGGTGAGCAAGGCGGTAACTGAACGGGTGGTTAAACCAGGCCCGCTTCGCGTCGATCCGTTTTGTCCCTATTATGCAAAGTGTGGCGGCTGCCAGCTTCAGCATATTAGTGCCGATGACGCCCTTAGTGAGCGACAAGATGCCATGAGCGATTATTGGGCGCATCACCTGAATATCACCGATTTGCCCTGGCAACCTGCGATTATCGGAACGCGTCCCACCTATCGCAGAAAGGCCCGGTTTGCCATAGATGCCCGTAATCCCAATGCGGTAAAAATCGGTTTCAGGCAAAACAACAGCAAGGCTATTGTTGATATTCAGACCTGTCCGGTACTTGAGCGCAAGCTACAGGAAGTCATGCCTGCGCTGCGCGAAGTACTGACATCATTTCCGGCAATACAGCATATCGGTCATATTCAGGCATTATCCGGCGACAATGTGACAGAGTTTACGCTTAAAGCTACGCGTGATTTACCGCTTACTTTTCGTCAGGCTCTTACGCAATTTGCGATTAGTGAAAAGGTCAACGTTGTTATTGAAAATATGAGCGGAGACTTTGAAACCCTGCACCGCGAGGCTACGCTTATCTGTAAAACCGGCGGAGAATTTTATTTAACCCCGACACCGGATGATTTCGTACAGGTTAATGCACAAGTTAATGAGAAGATGGTGGCGCAGGCGATTAGCTGGCTTGCTCCGGACAGGGATGACACCGTGGCCGACTGGTTTGCGGGGTTAGGAAATTTGAGCTTTCCTCTGGCCAGCCATGCCGGACATGTTTACGCCGTAGAAGGTGTGGCAGCGATGGTGCAAAAAGGGCAGGCCGCCGCACAACAACAAGGCATTGAAAATGTCTCATGGCAGCACCTGGATTTGAATGACGCTGCCAGCGTGCAAAATGCGTTGGGGCATGAAGTTACCAAAATATTGCTGGACCCTTCCCGGGAAGGCGCGGCAGAGGTATGCAGACAGGTCAGCCAGGCTAAAACAAAACAGGTTTTGTATGTTTCTTGCAATCCAAACAGCTTTACCCGTGATGCCAGAATTCTTCTTGACGCAGGCTATAACATTGAAAAAATCGGCTTGATTGAGATGTTTCCTTATACCCGTCACCTTGAAGTCATGGCGTTATTCTCACATGCAACATACTAA